From one Humulus lupulus chromosome 8, drHumLupu1.1, whole genome shotgun sequence genomic stretch:
- the LOC133798517 gene encoding zinc finger CCCH domain-containing protein 21, giving the protein MPPKQQSKADVAKKQKVVEDKTFGLKNKNKSKNVQKYVQSLKQSVQPKPDAAKLTAKKKKEEEKAKEKELNDLFKVAVSQPKVPVGVDPKSILCEFFKVGQCTKGFKCKFSHDLNVQRKGEKIDIYSDKRDEDTMEDWDQETLEKVIESKKTEYNQNKPTEIVCKYFLEAVEKKQYGWFWSCPNGGKECHYRHALPPGYVLKSQMKALLEEEADKMPIEEEIENQRSKLTSCTPMTPDLFFQWKKKKVDERDAGLAALRADRAKNDRMSGRELFLSDASLFVDDAEAYEKYNREEPNDDEEKDDKNATAEGPSSSYDAVSNSGEVPDFDDDDDELDLDELNELEASLSTTSIQIREPGIETS; this is encoded by the exons ATGCCGCCGAAGCAGCAATCGAAAGCCGATGTGGCGAAGAAGCAGAAGGTCGTAGAGGATAAGACCTTTGGGctcaagaacaagaacaagagtAAGAATGTCCAAAAGTATGTTCAGAGCCTCAAACAGTCTGTTCAGCCGAAACCCGATGCAGCTAAACTCACTGCCAAG AAAAAGAAGGAGGAAGAGAAAGCTAAAGAGAAAGAGCTGAATGATTTGTTCAAGGTTGCTGTCAGTCAACCCAAAGTTCCAGTTG GTGTCGATCCCAAGTCTATATTGTGCGAGTTTTTCAAGGTCGGACAGTGTACTAAAGGTTTTAAATGCAAGTTCTCACATGATTTGAATGTCCAGAGGAAGGGTGAGAAGATCGACATTTACAGTGATAAGCGTGATGAAG ACACCATGGAGGACTGGGATCAGGAGACACTGGAAAAGGTTATTGAGTCAAAGAAGACCGAGTACAACCAGAACAAACCAACTGAAATT GTTTGCAAATACTTTTTGGAAGCTGTGGAAAAGAAACAGTATGGTTGGTTCTGGTCTTGTCCGAATGGTGGCAAAGAGTGTCACTACAGGCATGCCCTTCCTCCTGGCTATGTTTTAAAATCTCAAATGAAGGCACTTCTTGAGGAAGAGGCTGACAAAATGCCGATTGAGGAAGAAATTGAAAATCAG CGTTCCAAATTAACATCCTGCACTCCCATGACGCCTGACCTATTCTTCcaatggaagaagaaaaaggtGGACGAGAGAGATGCTGGCCTAGCTGCTCTACGAGCTGATAGGGCAAAGAATGACCGAATGAG tgGTCGTGAGTTGTTTCTGTCAGATGCGAGCTTGTTTGTGGATGATGCGGAGGCATATGAAAAATACAATAGGGAAGAACCTAACGATGATGAAGAAAAG GACGACAAGAATGCTACCGCAGAGGGTCCAAGCTCCTCTTATGATGCTGTTTCCAACTCTGGAGAAGTCCCTGATTTTGATGATGACGATGACGAGCTGGACTTGGATGAGTTGAATGAGCTTGAAGCAAGTCTGTCGACAACCTCTATTCAAATCCGTGAGCCAGGTATTGAGACATCTTGA